Proteins encoded together in one Lathyrus oleraceus cultivar Zhongwan6 chromosome 5, CAAS_Psat_ZW6_1.0, whole genome shotgun sequence window:
- the LOC127083791 gene encoding nudix hydrolase 18, mitochondrial, translated as MVALVSQENVVTLVSRTGRELQRYRKGRRQVVGCIPYRFKIGEKNSLDVLDELEVLVISSQKGKGMLFPKGGWELDESQKEAAMRETMEEAGVKGIVEGKLGKWSFKSKTYDTLYDGYMFPLLVQEQMEFWPEQNLRQRTWMSISEAREVCQHWWMKEALDRLVNRLLSQKIVRENLRPINCIGDAKSDLLMV; from the exons ATGGTTGCTTTAGTTTCTCAAGAAAATGTCGTGACATTGGTTTCTCGTACCGGTCGAGAGTTGCAGCGTTACAGAAAAGGTCGCCGTCAAGTTGTTGG ATGTATACCATATAGATTCAAGATTGGAGAGAAAAATTCCTTGGATGTTTTGGATGAATTGGAAGTGCTTGTCATAAGTTCTCAAAAAGGAAAAGGGATGCTATTTCCAAAG GGAGGTTGGGAATTAGATGAATCTCAGAAGGAGGCAGCTATGAGAGAAACTATGGAGGAAGCTGGTGTAAAAGGCATTGTTGAGGGTAAATTAGgtaaatggagtttcaagagtAAAACATATGACACTTTATATGATGGTTACATGTTCCCTTTACTTGTTCAAGAACAAATGGAGTTTTGGCCGGAACAAAACCTTCGTCAAAGAACATGG ATGAGCATAAGTGAGGCAAGAGAGGTTTGTCAACACTGGTGGATGAAAGAGGCTTTGGACAGATTAGTAAACCGTCTTTTGAGTCAAAAAATTGTTCGTGAAAATCTTCGACCTATAAATTGCATTGGAGATGCCAAATCTGACTTGTTAATGGTGTAA